In a genomic window of Corynebacterium choanae:
- the moaC gene encoding cyclic pyranopterin monophosphate synthase MoaC gives MKFTHLTTAGDAYMVDVTEKQPTRRSATAEGFVRCSGVVVEALRNGTVPKGDVLAVARVAGIAAAKKVPDLLPLAHTIGVHGCAVDLSIVDDGVKISATVKTADRTGVEMEALTAVTVSALTLIDMVKGVDRSAYIAQCGIVAKSGGRSGDWERELPAV, from the coding sequence ATGAAGTTCACTCACCTCACCACCGCCGGCGACGCCTACATGGTTGATGTCACAGAGAAACAACCCACTCGCCGCAGCGCCACTGCGGAAGGATTTGTGCGCTGCTCCGGCGTCGTTGTCGAAGCATTGCGCAACGGGACAGTGCCAAAAGGTGATGTGCTGGCAGTTGCCCGAGTGGCAGGTATTGCAGCGGCGAAAAAAGTCCCTGATTTACTCCCACTAGCCCACACCATCGGGGTGCATGGTTGTGCCGTCGATCTGTCCATCGTCGACGATGGGGTCAAGATCAGTGCCACAGTAAAGACCGCCGATCGTACCGGGGTGGAAATGGAGGCGCTCACCGCGGTAACTGTCAGCGCACTGACCCTCATCGATATGGTCAAAGGTGTGGATCGCAGCGCCTATATCGCCCAGTGTGGGATTGTTGCTAAATCCGGTGGTCGATCAGGTGACTGGGAACGAGAGTTGCCTGCCGTATGA
- the narH gene encoding nitrate reductase subunit beta — protein MKVMAQIAMIMNLDKCIGCHTCSVTCKQAWTNREGTEYIWFNNVETRPGVGYPYGWEDQDKWEGGWKLNSRGKLTPRSGGRLKKLATLFHNPKLPTIEDYYEPWTYEYEKLLSTPAGQRTQPTARPVSALDGRPIDTIKWSSNWDDNLGGAGETMDDDPVLKKMNMQVQREIEDAFMFYLPRICEHCLNPTCVSSCPSGAMYKRAEDGIVLVDQDRCRGWRMCVSGCPYKKVYFNHKTGKAEKCTLCYPRIEVGQPTVCSETCVGRLRYLGVLFYDADKVAAAAATPNEQDLFAAQKDLLLDPHDPAVIAAARAENIPNAWIEAAQQSPIWDLIFRYELAVPLHPEYRTLPMVWYIPPLSPVVEQVTATGNDGEDHKVLLSAISNMRIPLEYLAGLFTAGDPVPVEKVLRRLAAMRSYMRDINLGQQPNEDIARAVGMTGADLEAMYRLLAIAKYDDRYVIPTTSPETPRGIASLPDHNGQSPASSVEQFHSLGIGAPSACHEEANNAAGGKVSLTSWKKGERPASMFPTRK, from the coding sequence ATGAAGGTCATGGCGCAGATCGCAATGATCATGAACCTGGATAAGTGCATTGGCTGCCACACCTGTTCGGTGACCTGTAAACAGGCTTGGACAAACCGGGAGGGCACCGAATATATCTGGTTCAACAATGTTGAAACCCGACCTGGTGTCGGCTACCCCTACGGGTGGGAAGACCAAGACAAGTGGGAAGGTGGCTGGAAACTCAACAGCCGTGGCAAGCTCACCCCGCGCTCCGGCGGCCGGCTCAAAAAGCTCGCCACCTTGTTCCACAACCCGAAGCTGCCCACCATCGAGGACTATTACGAGCCGTGGACTTACGAATATGAAAAGCTGCTGTCCACCCCCGCAGGACAGCGCACCCAGCCCACAGCCCGTCCAGTATCCGCCCTTGACGGTCGCCCAATCGACACCATCAAATGGTCATCGAACTGGGATGACAACCTTGGTGGCGCCGGGGAAACCATGGACGATGATCCGGTGCTGAAGAAGATGAACATGCAAGTACAACGCGAAATTGAAGACGCGTTCATGTTCTATCTGCCACGTATTTGCGAACACTGCCTCAACCCGACCTGTGTATCCTCCTGTCCATCAGGGGCGATGTATAAGCGCGCGGAAGACGGCATTGTGTTGGTTGACCAGGATCGCTGCCGCGGCTGGCGGATGTGTGTCTCTGGCTGCCCGTATAAGAAGGTCTACTTCAACCACAAAACAGGCAAAGCCGAAAAATGTACACTGTGCTATCCGCGAATCGAAGTTGGACAGCCGACGGTGTGCTCGGAAACCTGTGTCGGCCGGCTGCGCTATCTTGGTGTGCTGTTCTATGACGCGGATAAGGTTGCAGCTGCTGCCGCAACCCCAAACGAGCAGGATCTTTTTGCCGCTCAAAAGGATTTACTGCTTGACCCGCACGATCCTGCGGTCATCGCGGCAGCCCGTGCCGAAAACATTCCCAATGCTTGGATTGAGGCGGCACAGCAGTCCCCTATTTGGGATTTGATTTTCCGCTATGAGCTTGCAGTACCGCTGCACCCGGAATATCGCACCCTGCCAATGGTGTGGTACATCCCGCCGTTGTCACCGGTGGTCGAACAGGTGACCGCCACCGGCAACGATGGTGAAGACCATAAAGTGCTGCTGTCAGCGATCTCCAACATGCGCATTCCGCTGGAATATTTAGCGGGGCTGTTTACCGCCGGTGATCCTGTGCCAGTAGAAAAGGTGCTGCGCCGGCTGGCGGCAATGCGGTCGTATATGCGCGATATCAACCTTGGTCAACAACCAAATGAGGATATTGCGCGAGCTGTAGGCATGACCGGCGCCGACCTGGAGGCAATGTATCGCCTGTTGGCGATTGCGAAATACGATGACCGCTATGTGATTCCGACGACTTCACCGGAAACACCCCGTGGTATCGCTTCGCTACCAGACCACAATGGGCAGTCGCCGGCAAGTTCCGTCGAACAATTCCACTCCTTAGGTATTGGCGCCCCAAGTGCCTGCCACGAGGAGGCAAACAATGCCGCCGGCGGCAAGGTGTCGCTGACATCCTGGAAGAAGGGGGAACGTCCCGCCTCGATGTTCCCCACCAGGAAATAG
- a CDS encoding MFS transporter, whose amino-acid sequence MGTRPLLGPATTTTPKGANAVLTLSTAAFTLMFAVWLMFGILGTPIQEEFGFSDTQLSWVLAVAILNGSLWRLPAGLLADRFGGRKVMLVITIFSAIASFAVAFAQSYTAILILAFLVGFAGNSFTAGTTWNAAWFPKHRQGLALGVFGAGNVGASVTKFIGPVLITATAGATYFGVIPGGWRLIPLVYTVLLLIIAVAMAVLTPATDRTSGNSRSLGAMLRPLRQVRVWRFSLYYVVVFGAYVALSSILPKYYITNFDVSLAKAGLLTATFIFPASLLRPVGGWFSDKFGARRAMYGTFAVMLISSLVLSLPGNFLPLAAFTTIVFVLGSAMGIGKAAVYKHIPEYFPHDVGAVGGLVGMLGGLGGFFLPPMFAYVKAWTGLTTAPFAVLFVLVLATAVWMHISIKATTVDHHNVV is encoded by the coding sequence ATGGGCACTCGACCCCTTCTCGGGCCGGCTACTACCACCACTCCCAAAGGCGCCAACGCCGTCCTTACCCTGTCCACTGCCGCTTTCACCTTGATGTTTGCGGTGTGGCTGATGTTCGGCATCCTTGGCACCCCCATTCAGGAAGAATTCGGTTTCAGTGACACCCAACTGTCCTGGGTGCTCGCTGTGGCGATTTTGAACGGCTCCCTGTGGCGCCTACCGGCAGGTCTGCTGGCTGACCGCTTCGGTGGCCGGAAGGTGATGCTGGTTATCACCATATTTTCAGCTATTGCATCCTTTGCTGTTGCATTTGCGCAAAGCTATACCGCCATCTTGATTCTTGCTTTCCTCGTCGGCTTTGCCGGCAACTCGTTTACCGCGGGCACTACATGGAATGCTGCCTGGTTTCCGAAGCATCGACAAGGCTTAGCACTCGGCGTGTTCGGGGCCGGCAATGTTGGCGCCTCGGTGACAAAGTTCATCGGCCCGGTGCTCATCACCGCCACTGCTGGGGCAACCTATTTTGGCGTCATCCCCGGCGGCTGGCGACTTATTCCGCTGGTCTACACGGTGCTGTTGCTCATTATTGCGGTGGCAATGGCAGTGTTGACTCCTGCTACCGACCGAACCAGCGGCAATTCCCGGAGTCTTGGGGCGATGCTGCGACCCCTTCGGCAAGTTCGGGTTTGGCGTTTTAGCCTGTACTACGTTGTCGTCTTCGGCGCCTATGTGGCCTTGTCGTCAATTCTGCCGAAGTACTACATCACTAATTTTGATGTCTCTCTTGCAAAAGCTGGGCTTTTGACTGCGACGTTTATTTTCCCAGCTTCACTCCTGCGCCCGGTGGGTGGTTGGTTTTCCGATAAGTTCGGGGCACGCCGCGCAATGTACGGCACCTTTGCAGTCATGTTGATCTCGTCGCTGGTGTTAAGCCTGCCAGGCAATTTCCTCCCACTCGCCGCGTTTACCACGATTGTGTTCGTGCTGGGGTCTGCCATGGGTATCGGTAAAGCTGCGGTGTATAAGCATATTCCAGAATATTTCCCGCATGACGTGGGCGCCGTGGGTGGGTTGGTTGGCATGCTTGGCGGGCTCGGCGGGTTCTTCCTGCCACCGATGTTTGCCTATGTCAAGGCGTGGACTGGATTAACCACTGCCCCGTTTGCGGTGCTGTTTGTGCTGGTGCTGGCAACCGCCGTGTGGATGCACATCAGCATCAAAGCAACCACGGTGGATCATCACAACGTGGTCTAA
- a CDS encoding molybdopterin-binding protein → MSESLTAAIVVVSDRIVAGQRDNTVTPLLQDLLAAENITVIDARVIEEGFDPIATTLDELLREQPSLIITAGGTGIGRRNMVPEATALVLATRLAGIEHQVLRKGLDSTPLAGLSRGMIGVTGRDSSATIIANAPSSTGGVKDLAAVLLPLLPNIREGLTREER, encoded by the coding sequence ATGAGTGAATCACTTACCGCAGCCATCGTCGTAGTCTCTGACCGGATCGTTGCTGGGCAGCGTGACAACACGGTCACGCCCTTGCTGCAGGACTTACTAGCGGCTGAAAACATCACCGTTATTGACGCGCGGGTAATCGAAGAGGGCTTTGATCCTATCGCCACCACCCTGGACGAATTGTTGCGCGAGCAACCGTCGCTCATTATCACCGCCGGCGGCACCGGTATTGGTCGACGCAACATGGTGCCGGAAGCTACAGCACTCGTGCTTGCCACCCGATTGGCCGGTATTGAACATCAGGTGCTGCGCAAAGGGCTAGATTCCACACCCTTAGCCGGGCTCTCCCGGGGCATGATCGGAGTCACTGGTCGCGATAGCTCGGCGACGATTATCGCGAATGCCCCCAGCTCAACCGGCGGTGTCAAAGATCTCGCAGCGGTGCTCTTGCCATTGCTGCCCAATATTCGGGAAGGACTGACCCGCGAAGAGCGCTAA
- a CDS encoding nitrate reductase subunit alpha has protein sequence MSSSSQSSTNPLFSLGSYVRKGETGKEGQQIFLKGGRQADVFYRNRWAFDKMVRSTHGVNCTGSCSWKVYVKDGVITWESQAVDYPTTGPDMPEYEPRGCPRGASFSWYTYSPTRIRYPYARGVLVDMYRAAKAETGDPVLAWRAIQEDPTKRQAYISQRGKGGLIRISYEEAIEMAAAAHVYTIRQHGPDRIAGFTVIPAMSQVSYGAGTRFLQNIGGVALSFYDWYADLPPASPQTFGDQTDVPESGDWFNAAYLLMWGSNIPVTRTPDAHFMAEVRYKGTKVVTVSPDFADNTKFADEWLRVEPGTDAALAFAMGHVILSEFHVAKREPYFLEYMRKYTDSGFLVTLDPRDDGTFTPGKFVTASDLVGDPLAETENATHRYVMMEADGRVVDPGGTVADHWGEAGVGKWNLSLDGVDPVLTVADTDAFDTAEVLFPRFDLDADPADIAGSGPIGAGVVSRGVPVRKLGNRLVTTVFDILLAHYGVNRAELNLPGVWPTGYDDATAVGTPAWQEGITGVPMAGCARVAREFAATAAATRGRSQIIMGAGVNHYFHADSIYRTFLALTNMCGTQGVNGGGWAHYVGQEKLRPMNGWMQYAMATDWVRPPRQMITTGFFYFGTEQWRYDNSHASRLASPLANRDSVGDKMLADTMVESMKRGWMPSYPQFNRNPLLLKDEADQAGMPVADYCAKLLNDGDMKFAYEDPSAEENWPRILLNWRTNLMGSSAKGTEFFLRHLLGVDSDASAPELAEGERPHTITWRDAPHGKLDLMLTTDFRNTSTTLVSDIILPAATWYEKNDMSSTDMHPYLHPFNAAINPPWEARSDFEVFRDLSKRFSELAAEWLGVQHDVVAAPSHHDSPDELGMPHGIVPDLATTGYVPGVTMPKLAVVERDYSKIYEKWMHLGPLTAGAGTAVHGTKFDVSKQVEELERINGVAETSLGVRPKLDTAIKVIEMILRLSGVSNGEVAYQGFEFLSKRTGKDLTVLGADTRNTRITWDTIKERPTEVITSPEWTADKRDGRRYTAFSINIEHDKPFHTLTGRMHYYIDHDWFMDYGEALPIFRPPLDRLHLNGETRPGELLHEDGNPEVTVRYLTTHNKWSIHSQYFDNLHVLSVSRGGQVIWMSDKDAAKIGVKDNEWVEAYNRNGVVSARAIVSHRIPEGTVIMNHAQERTAGTPLNERTGRRGGTHNSLTRITIKPVHIAGGYGQLTYHFNYIGPTGNNRDEVTRIRRRSQEVTY, from the coding sequence ATGAGTTCGTCTTCGCAGTCGTCCACCAATCCATTATTTTCGTTGGGGAGCTATGTCCGAAAGGGGGAGACCGGGAAAGAAGGCCAGCAAATCTTCCTCAAAGGGGGACGGCAGGCTGACGTGTTCTACCGCAACCGGTGGGCATTCGACAAAATGGTGCGTTCCACCCATGGGGTGAACTGCACCGGCTCCTGCTCCTGGAAGGTGTATGTCAAAGATGGGGTGATCACCTGGGAATCCCAGGCGGTCGACTATCCCACCACCGGCCCCGATATGCCCGAATATGAGCCACGCGGCTGCCCGCGTGGTGCCTCGTTTAGCTGGTACACCTACTCCCCGACCCGGATTCGCTACCCCTATGCCCGCGGGGTGCTTGTGGATATGTATCGGGCGGCGAAAGCCGAAACCGGCGACCCGGTGCTGGCATGGCGCGCCATTCAGGAAGATCCCACCAAACGGCAGGCCTATATTTCCCAACGCGGCAAAGGTGGCCTCATTCGGATCTCCTACGAAGAAGCCATCGAGATGGCTGCCGCCGCCCACGTGTACACCATTCGCCAGCATGGACCAGACCGGATCGCTGGTTTTACCGTCATCCCTGCCATGTCGCAGGTGTCCTACGGTGCCGGTACCCGATTCCTGCAAAACATTGGCGGTGTCGCCCTGTCGTTCTACGACTGGTATGCCGACCTGCCGCCAGCTTCGCCGCAAACCTTCGGCGATCAAACTGACGTCCCAGAATCCGGCGACTGGTTTAATGCGGCCTATCTTTTGATGTGGGGTTCTAATATCCCGGTTACCCGCACCCCGGATGCGCACTTTATGGCTGAGGTGCGCTACAAGGGCACCAAAGTGGTGACAGTCTCCCCGGACTTTGCCGACAACACGAAGTTCGCCGACGAATGGCTGCGCGTCGAACCTGGCACCGATGCCGCACTCGCATTTGCGATGGGGCATGTGATCCTATCCGAATTCCATGTTGCCAAGCGCGAACCGTATTTCTTGGAATACATGCGCAAATACACCGACTCCGGGTTCCTAGTCACTCTTGATCCGCGCGACGACGGCACCTTTACACCAGGGAAATTTGTGACCGCCTCCGATCTAGTCGGCGATCCGCTCGCAGAAACTGAAAACGCCACCCACCGGTATGTGATGATGGAAGCTGACGGCCGGGTAGTGGATCCGGGCGGCACCGTCGCCGACCACTGGGGTGAAGCAGGTGTCGGCAAATGGAATCTTTCCCTCGACGGGGTGGATCCAGTACTCACCGTGGCCGATACCGATGCCTTCGACACGGCAGAAGTGCTCTTCCCCCGCTTCGATTTGGATGCCGACCCGGCCGATATTGCCGGCTCCGGACCGATCGGTGCCGGTGTGGTCTCCCGCGGTGTGCCGGTGCGAAAACTCGGCAATCGCCTGGTTACCACCGTCTTCGATATTCTGCTCGCCCACTACGGCGTCAACCGCGCCGAGCTCAACCTGCCCGGGGTGTGGCCAACCGGCTACGACGATGCCACCGCGGTGGGCACCCCGGCCTGGCAGGAAGGGATCACCGGTGTGCCGATGGCGGGATGTGCCCGGGTTGCCCGCGAATTCGCGGCCACCGCAGCCGCCACCCGTGGCCGCTCACAAATCATCATGGGCGCCGGTGTCAACCACTATTTCCACGCCGACTCGATCTATCGCACCTTCCTGGCACTGACCAACATGTGCGGCACCCAAGGGGTCAACGGTGGCGGTTGGGCGCACTATGTGGGCCAGGAAAAACTCCGCCCCATGAACGGCTGGATGCAATATGCAATGGCCACCGACTGGGTGCGTCCGCCCCGGCAGATGATCACCACCGGATTCTTCTACTTCGGCACCGAACAGTGGCGCTACGACAACTCGCACGCCTCCCGGTTGGCCAGCCCACTAGCCAACCGGGACAGTGTCGGCGACAAAATGCTCGCCGACACCATGGTCGAATCGATGAAACGCGGCTGGATGCCATCCTATCCACAGTTCAACCGCAACCCGCTGCTGCTCAAAGACGAAGCCGATCAGGCAGGCATGCCCGTTGCCGACTACTGTGCGAAACTCCTCAACGACGGCGACATGAAGTTCGCCTACGAGGATCCCTCCGCGGAAGAAAACTGGCCGCGTATCTTGCTGAACTGGCGCACCAACCTGATGGGATCCTCGGCGAAAGGCACCGAGTTCTTCCTCCGCCACCTGCTCGGCGTCGACTCAGACGCATCAGCCCCAGAACTTGCCGAAGGTGAACGTCCACACACCATCACTTGGCGGGACGCCCCACACGGCAAACTCGACTTGATGCTCACCACCGACTTCCGTAACACCTCCACCACACTGGTCTCCGACATCATCCTGCCGGCAGCCACCTGGTACGAGAAAAATGACATGTCCTCCACCGACATGCACCCCTACCTGCACCCGTTCAATGCGGCAATCAACCCACCGTGGGAAGCCCGCAGCGACTTCGAAGTATTCCGCGACCTGTCGAAACGCTTCTCGGAACTGGCAGCCGAATGGCTCGGTGTGCAACACGATGTGGTAGCAGCCCCCAGCCACCACGACTCCCCCGACGAACTGGGAATGCCGCACGGTATCGTGCCGGATCTGGCCACCACCGGTTATGTGCCAGGGGTCACCATGCCGAAGCTGGCTGTGGTGGAACGTGACTACTCCAAGATCTACGAAAAGTGGATGCACTTAGGACCGCTTACCGCCGGTGCAGGCACCGCCGTGCACGGCACCAAATTCGATGTCAGCAAACAAGTCGAAGAACTCGAACGCATCAACGGGGTAGCTGAAACCTCCCTCGGTGTGCGACCCAAACTCGACACAGCCATCAAAGTCATCGAAATGATCCTGCGTCTGTCCGGTGTTTCCAACGGTGAAGTCGCCTACCAAGGTTTCGAATTCCTCTCCAAGCGAACCGGTAAGGACCTCACCGTGCTCGGGGCAGACACCCGCAACACCCGGATCACTTGGGACACCATCAAAGAACGCCCCACCGAGGTGATCACCTCACCAGAGTGGACCGCCGACAAACGCGACGGCCGCCGCTACACCGCGTTCTCCATCAACATCGAACACGACAAACCATTCCATACCCTCACCGGTCGCATGCACTACTACATCGACCACGACTGGTTTATGGACTATGGCGAAGCGTTACCCATCTTCCGTCCACCACTCGACCGGCTTCACTTAAACGGCGAAACCCGGCCTGGTGAACTCTTGCATGAAGACGGCAACCCGGAGGTCACCGTCCGCTATCTCACCACCCACAACAAGTGGTCGATTCACTCCCAATATTTCGACAACCTGCACGTGCTGTCTGTTTCCCGCGGCGGCCAGGTGATCTGGATGTCTGACAAAGACGCCGCGAAAATCGGGGTGAAAGACAACGAATGGGTCGAAGCCTACAACCGCAACGGTGTGGTCTCTGCTCGGGCGATCGTCTCCCACCGCATCCCGGAGGGCACGGTCATTATGAACCACGCCCAGGAGCGCACCGCCGGTACCCCGCTCAACGAGCGCACCGGTCGTCGCGGCGGCACCCACAATTCGCTCACCCGTATCACCATCAAACCGGTGCATATTGCCGGCGGCTACGGGCAACTCACCTACCACTTCAACTACATCGGTCCGACCGGTAACAACCGCGACGAAGTCACCCGCATCCGTCGCCGCTCGCAGGAGGTAACCTACTAA
- the mobA gene encoding molybdenum cofactor guanylyltransferase produces MIDIIVLHGGTSRRMGCDKAQLRVAGKRLIDHVLEHVAALPELPGRVILVGPALPIPTADYPFEIAFTQESPPFGGPAAGIAAGFSLRRTTCSTIAVISVDAPESPAVLPELLTQATNSAAVATLDDHLQPLLSCWPVTVLAQALVQLGEPHNKPAKALLRDIDPVVVPVDSRGRDYDTLAEIAKFGPVDNPPS; encoded by the coding sequence ATGATCGACATTATTGTGCTCCACGGGGGGACGAGCCGTCGGATGGGATGCGATAAAGCGCAACTGCGGGTTGCCGGCAAACGGCTTATTGACCATGTCTTAGAACATGTTGCAGCACTACCCGAGCTTCCCGGACGGGTGATCCTTGTAGGGCCGGCGTTACCTATTCCCACCGCCGACTATCCGTTTGAGATTGCATTCACCCAAGAATCACCACCGTTTGGCGGACCTGCGGCAGGGATTGCGGCAGGTTTTTCGTTGCGGCGAACTACCTGTTCCACAATCGCAGTCATCAGTGTTGATGCGCCAGAAAGCCCTGCCGTACTTCCTGAGCTCCTCACGCAAGCAACCAACAGTGCGGCGGTGGCGACCCTCGATGACCACCTTCAACCGTTGTTGAGCTGTTGGCCGGTCACAGTGTTGGCGCAGGCATTGGTGCAACTTGGTGAACCACACAACAAACCAGCAAAGGCCTTGCTCCGCGATATTGATCCGGTGGTGGTTCCCGTCGATTCCCGCGGCCGCGACTATGACACGCTTGCCGAAATCGCTAAATTCGGGCCGGTAGATAATCCTCCCAGTTAA
- the glp gene encoding gephyrin-like molybdotransferase Glp has product MNHTFHKQPLATIAQYRQQCLTMAEDYRPPVATLPLAQAHNKIAASDVTAQVAIPPWTNSAMDGFIIRNTDLPAQFPCTLPVAGDIPAGSAPQPVPAGHLLRIFTGAPIAPGDEDTCTVIPVEYTNIAPGPQPLPATVTIEAAPTLGAHIRRAGEHLQPGDRVVAQGSRIDAGVIAALASTGHSTVPTFVKPRVAVVSSGDELLPPGCALAPGQIPDSNGPMLQALAAAYSDHIDQVHLGDDPDTFSQQMTQLAATHDLIITTGGVSAGAFDPVKAAFGEQLTFTQVAMQPGKPQGLGRIGDAVVVALPGNPVSAWVSFHLFVAPVLQVLGGQPAPPLQFVERKLDGDVQAHKSRVRIIPAVCHSGDTVCPTQRGFGSHFATAMAGAQALIVLPPQATPSTHVQVLLLDQYAT; this is encoded by the coding sequence ATGAACCACACGTTCCATAAACAACCACTTGCCACCATTGCGCAATACCGCCAGCAGTGCCTCACCATGGCCGAAGACTATCGCCCACCGGTGGCAACCCTGCCGCTTGCGCAGGCGCACAACAAGATTGCTGCAAGTGATGTCACCGCCCAGGTAGCTATTCCCCCATGGACTAACTCCGCAATGGACGGGTTCATCATCCGCAATACTGATCTCCCTGCACAATTCCCTTGCACCCTGCCTGTTGCTGGCGATATTCCCGCTGGTAGCGCCCCACAGCCGGTTCCCGCCGGACACCTACTACGAATTTTTACCGGCGCCCCAATAGCACCCGGTGACGAGGACACTTGCACGGTTATACCTGTCGAATACACCAATATCGCCCCAGGTCCTCAGCCGCTCCCAGCGACCGTCACCATCGAAGCCGCACCAACGCTCGGGGCACATATTCGCCGCGCCGGGGAACACCTGCAACCAGGCGATCGAGTCGTAGCACAAGGTAGTCGAATTGATGCCGGTGTCATCGCCGCCTTGGCAAGTACTGGACATAGCACCGTGCCAACCTTCGTCAAACCGCGGGTGGCGGTCGTCAGTTCAGGAGATGAACTACTTCCCCCAGGTTGTGCCCTTGCCCCTGGTCAAATACCGGACAGTAACGGACCGATGCTACAGGCACTCGCTGCTGCTTATAGTGACCACATAGACCAGGTTCACCTTGGGGATGATCCTGACACCTTCAGCCAGCAGATGACTCAGCTGGCCGCAACCCACGACCTCATCATTACAACCGGCGGGGTTTCCGCAGGGGCGTTTGATCCTGTGAAAGCAGCCTTCGGCGAGCAGCTCACCTTTACCCAAGTCGCCATGCAACCAGGGAAGCCGCAAGGCCTTGGTCGCATTGGGGATGCAGTCGTTGTGGCGCTGCCGGGAAACCCAGTTAGTGCATGGGTGTCCTTTCATCTTTTCGTTGCCCCAGTTCTGCAGGTACTTGGCGGCCAACCCGCCCCGCCGCTGCAGTTCGTCGAGCGGAAACTTGACGGTGACGTCCAGGCTCACAAAAGTCGGGTGCGGATCATTCCGGCAGTGTGCCACAGTGGTGACACTGTATGTCCGACACAGCGTGGGTTTGGTTCCCATTTCGCCACCGCCATGGCTGGCGCACAGGCGCTTATTGTGCTGCCACCGCAAGCAACCCCATCTACACATGTGCAAGTGCTGCTCCTTGACCAATACGCCACCTAA
- a CDS encoding MFS transporter: protein MTLDTSGRVLQGWNPEQPESWDAKIAWRTLIITTYSLFIGFTTWYLVSAIAPQLNQIGFSFSKTQLYWLSSASGLSAGFSRLLFMFLPPIIGTRKMVTISSFILALPMIGWFFAVLNPETPYWWMLVLSVAGGIGGGIFSGYMPSTGYFFPKAKSGTALGLQAGIGNFGVSFIQLVAPLLMGLSLFGVKAAPQIKPDGSEIWVHTPAIFMVPWTILAGVLAWVYLKDVPVKANFRQQMDIFGNTNTWVMTLIYLATFGAFSGFAAQFALMVNNIFGADSDLAATFPAEDLPKGAAFAFLGPLISAAMRAAWGPLCDKFGGAIWTFVSCAGMAVSTAVAALFLNPDDPSDFWWFLGAMLVMFFFTGLGNAGTFKQMPMIFDRRQAGGVIGWTAAIAAFGPFVVGVLVSSVGPVAFYWGCVVFFAICAALTWVFYARPRAPFPG from the coding sequence GTGACGTTGGATACCTCCGGACGTGTGCTGCAAGGCTGGAATCCGGAACAGCCTGAATCATGGGACGCAAAGATCGCCTGGCGCACCCTCATCATCACCACTTATTCGCTGTTCATCGGCTTTACCACCTGGTATCTGGTTTCCGCGATTGCCCCGCAACTCAACCAGATCGGATTTAGCTTCAGCAAAACCCAGCTGTACTGGTTGTCGTCGGCATCAGGCCTGTCCGCTGGTTTCTCCCGGCTGCTGTTTATGTTCCTGCCGCCCATCATCGGCACCCGGAAAATGGTGACCATCTCGTCATTTATTCTGGCGCTGCCAATGATCGGCTGGTTCTTCGCCGTCCTCAACCCGGAAACCCCCTACTGGTGGATGCTGGTGCTGTCGGTTGCCGGCGGCATCGGCGGCGGTATCTTCTCCGGATATATGCCATCGACGGGCTACTTCTTCCCGAAGGCAAAATCGGGCACCGCACTCGGCCTGCAGGCAGGTATCGGTAACTTTGGTGTTTCCTTTATCCAGCTTGTTGCCCCGCTGCTGATGGGGCTTTCCCTGTTCGGGGTGAAAGCTGCCCCACAAATCAAACCAGACGGTTCCGAAATCTGGGTGCATACCCCAGCTATTTTCATGGTGCCGTGGACAATTCTGGCAGGCGTACTGGCTTGGGTATATCTCAAAGACGTGCCGGTGAAAGCAAACTTCCGCCAGCAAATGGACATCTTCGGCAACACAAACACCTGGGTGATGACCCTGATCTATCTGGCAACCTTCGGCGCATTCTCCGGATTCGCGGCGCAATTCGCCTTGATGGTGAACAACATTTTCGGCGCTGATTCTGACCTTGCCGCGACCTTCCCAGCGGAAGATCTACCCAAAGGTGCCGCCTTCGCATTCTTAGGCCCGTTGATCTCGGCCGCAATGCGCGCCGCCTGGGGTCCGCTCTGCGACAAGTTCGGTGGCGCGATCTGGACGTTTGTTTCCTGTGCCGGGATGGCGGTTTCCACCGCTGTTGCCGCGCTGTTCCTCAACCCTGATGATCCATCGGATTTCTGGTGGTTCCTCGGCGCGATGCTGGTGATGTTCTTCTTCACCGGTTTGGGTAACGCCGGCACCTTCAAACAGATGCCGATGATTTTCGACCGTCGCCAGGCCGGTGGCGTGATCGGTTGGACTGCTGCAATTGCGGCCTTCGGCCCATTTGTCGTCGGTGTGCTGGTCTCTTCAGTCGGACCGGTTGCATTCTACTGGGGTTGTGTCGTGTTCTTTGCGATCTGTGCCGCATTGACCTGGGTGTTCTACGCCCGACCACGCGCCCCATTCCCGGGATAA